Genomic window (Flavobacterium oreochromis):
TTTAGCGGCCTTTTTTGGCTCCATTGCGTACATTTTAGGGTCAATAAAGCAAAAGTCTTGGTAAGCTACATCACCGCAGTCAATGCCGTCATTTAACCAAAAAACAGTACCGCCGGTTATTGCGTCGCGCATCCTAACTGCCCACTCAATAGATGAGCGGCCACGATGACGAGGCAATAAACTTGGGTGAAAACCAATCCAACCGACTTTAGCTTTATAACGGGTTTTACGGCCTATATAATCAAACGAGTGCGCCGTTATGCCTACGTCAACATTATCAGGGAACGTGTCGGCCGTTAAAGTTCCAGCCGGAACGTGTTTTATACCAAAAGTATGCGCCGTTTTAGTTACGTGTTTGTCGTCTAATGGAGAGCAAACGCCAACAACCTCGACAAACTCAAGCCTATTGCATAACGATAAAACTTGGTCTCCAAAATATTTTTGTCCCGATATAAATACTCTTAATTTCTTCATTTTCCTAAATATTTAAACGCCTGAACCGCCCTAAAGTGGCCGCCGTATCCACAGCCTTTTATACCCTGTTTTTTTCCCGTTTTTAAAATACTCTTTTGGCTTCTTATTTTGTTGTCGCCGTGCAATTTTGCCGCCGTTTGGTTCCATAGTTTTGAATGTCGTAAATAGCCGCATAACTGCGGGTGTGATGTATGAAAAAAAGTGTAATACTTATGGCCGCAACGCCCGTTGCCGTCTAAGTGGTATTGCATAACCTCGTTCAAAAAAGCGGTTCCAACTCCGGCACCTTGCCACTCCGGCATTACTACCAAACGAGTTGCGCGGTATGCCTTTGCCGTAAACAACGGGCAAACGGCCAAGTGAGCCACAAGCTCGCCGTTAACAGTTCCGACGAAATACTCAGCCGCCGGCGGGTGTGGTAAGTCTAAATAATAATGCTCTTTAAAATACTTCCAGTAACTTCCGTTTGTCTTCCAAATGTCGAGTTTAATAGGCGGTCGTTTTTGGACTTTTTTTACTTCACCGGTTCGGGTATCATAAACCCAATCCGGTTGCAACCATTCAACAATATCATAATGGCAAGAAAGTAAAACGATTTGCTTATTATCGTTTCGTTTCCACGATTTAGCAAAAGCCGCCGCACCAATTTGGGCGATTTGTCTATCAACTACACTCGTAAACTCGTCAATAACTACTTTGTCCGGTGCATCACAAATTAATCGAGCCAATCCGGCGCGATATTGTTCCCCGTTAGACAAAGCCCCAAAAGGTCGAAGCCAAGTGGGCACGTCTCCAAGCCCTACAGCGGACAAAGCGGCCGTAACTTCATTTAAGGCCATTTGCGGAGCGATATTCTCAACAATAGGTAAACTATTATCCCAACCCGAGTAAAGGTCGTGAATAGCTAAATTTGGCCAAATCTGACGACCTATTGACGTTTTACCTGAACCGGACGCACCGACAATAAGCCCAATTTGCCAATCATTATCCTCTACTGGTAACTCGGCGGTGTGCTTCCATTCGTGGCCATTTTCAGCGTTAAACAATGATTTTACTTTTTGCGCTCTGAAACTATTAAAGTTTTTAGAGCTATGGTTTACTTCAATTTTCATACACTTACAACTTTTAAATCTTTAAACCCCATTTCTTTAAGTTTCTCAAATACTTGCTTTTGCTCCGTTTCGCTACTACATTTCACTATAACGGCATGCTGTTCTTTATAATTAAATTTCGCCATTCGTTTTTGATTAATGATTGATTTATTAAAATTGATGATTATATTTGCACCTCTCAGGTTAATTTAAAAATAGTAAAGCCACGCATTAAGAAGACATATTGTCCTCCAACGCGTGGCTTTGTTGCTATAAATTAAATTACCCTGAGAAAGTTTTTAATTTGTTGGAGGACTTTTTTTTATTCCCGCCCCCTGGGAATGTTTATTCCAATTGCTTCAATTTTTCTAAAAAGTATTTCACAATAAGCTCATACAATGATGTCGCAAACAAATACGTAAACAAATAACTGTTTAGGCACTTTTGACCGCAACCATCAATGATGTAAAAAATTGATGAGAATACCAACGAGGCAATTAACACTTTGTAGGTGTCCTTAATTTTGACCGGTTTAGTGTATTTTGTGATAAATAAACCTCCAACGATAATGATTGCCAATAACAAATAGTTTAAATTGGCGTTTAAAAACTGTATCATATTATAATAATTTTACCAAGTTGCTAATGCACTTCTTACCCACGTGTTTGTGGCTGTACAAACATATATATAGGTTGGCGTTACTCTAATTTCTCCTAATTTCCCTTCCGAGTTAGAAGATGCAGGTGCCTTAGTTCCTATTAGAGATATAGTGCCAGAAGCATCTGGAAAATTCACTTCTAAAGCACCTGTGACATTACTCGCAACATCAATATGCCTGTATATGCTGGGAGATTTCCAAAATCGAATTTTATTATCTTCATAAGATACATAAGTATAATCAGGCCTTGTAAATTCTAGCCTGTTTTTCCATAACAACATCATCGTATAAGTCGACGGATTCTTGAAATCAAACTGCATGATATAATCACCCTGTATACTTGTCTGATTAGATGCGGATAAAGCCGAAAAAGAAGCATTCGTTAAATTAATAGGTAATGTGGAGGAATTGCCAGATGTTAATACTTGCTGTATAGTTGGAGAACCAGCAATACTGCTACGTGACACTTCTTTAACTACTTTGTCCGAACCGCGTACTAAAACCTTATCAACAACATCTCCAGCGGGTACATTGTTTAATTGCAAGTTCTTTGTAATAATCTGATTAGTCTGTGCTTTTGCTATCATCCCGATAGCAAAAAAGCATAATATAAATACTCTTTTCATACTTATTTTAAATTTATGGAGGTTTCAATACCATAACTTTCCAATAATTGAGGGGATCCTCCTAAATAATTACCCTGAATAAATTGCCCTTCAACAAATCCT
Coding sequences:
- a CDS encoding formyltransferase family protein; translated protein: MKKLRVFISGQKYFGDQVLSLCNRLEFVEVVGVCSPLDDKHVTKTAHTFGIKHVPAGTLTADTFPDNVDVGITAHSFDYIGRKTRYKAKVGWIGFHPSLLPRHRGRSSIEWAVRMRDAITGGTVFWLNDGIDCGDVAYQDFCFIDPKMYAMEPKKAAKLLWEHELQSMGLRLIEQALKDISNGIIIKKPQRSEFSTFEPNTDIKDVYKPDLLMIEQNASPST
- a CDS encoding GNAT family N-acetyltransferase — encoded protein: MKIEVNHSSKNFNSFRAQKVKSLFNAENGHEWKHTAELPVEDNDWQIGLIVGASGSGKTSIGRQIWPNLAIHDLYSGWDNSLPIVENIAPQMALNEVTAALSAVGLGDVPTWLRPFGALSNGEQYRAGLARLICDAPDKVVIDEFTSVVDRQIAQIGAAAFAKSWKRNDNKQIVLLSCHYDIVEWLQPDWVYDTRTGEVKKVQKRPPIKLDIWKTNGSYWKYFKEHYYLDLPHPPAAEYFVGTVNGELVAHLAVCPLFTAKAYRATRLVVMPEWQGAGVGTAFLNEVMQYHLDGNGRCGHKYYTFFHTSHPQLCGYLRHSKLWNQTAAKLHGDNKIRSQKSILKTGKKQGIKGCGYGGHFRAVQAFKYLGK